From Hymenobacter sedentarius, a single genomic window includes:
- a CDS encoding metallophosphoesterase, with protein MRNPLVLWLVLGLVILAEWYGYQATRTLAQHLSVGGRRWAAVGYWLLTLAVWVLAFWAGSTRQMGNTVLKSYLMSLPVLLLAAKLVILIPLLLEDLTRLGRWAVSAATRPAGAAGQAIPRSEFLAKLAVGLGAIPFFSLLWGMAKGATDYQVRRVTLHFPNLPPAFDGFKVVQISDLHTGSFSSTEPLQRAVALINKQNADLVLMTGDLVNNRATEVEPHIPALQQIKSDLPIFSSLGNHDYGDYVQWDSAAQKRENLERLMQNHAKIGWTLINDASHTITRGDDKIAILGVQNWSSHANFPKHGNLPRAHAASGDAPFKILLSHDPSHWEAQVLHYPDIDLTLSGHTHGMQFGVNLPGLKWSPVQYVYKQWAGLYEQGRQKLYVNTGLGYLGYPGRVGFLPEITLFELRRA; from the coding sequence ATGCGAAATCCTTTGGTGTTATGGTTGGTATTGGGCCTGGTTATTCTGGCCGAATGGTATGGGTATCAGGCCACGCGCACGCTGGCGCAGCACCTGTCGGTGGGCGGGCGGCGGTGGGCGGCCGTCGGCTACTGGCTGCTCACGCTGGCCGTGTGGGTGCTGGCCTTTTGGGCGGGCTCGACCCGGCAAATGGGCAATACGGTGCTGAAAAGCTATTTGATGAGTTTGCCGGTGCTCTTGCTCGCGGCCAAGCTGGTTATCCTGATTCCCTTGCTGCTGGAAGACCTCACACGGCTGGGCCGCTGGGCCGTGAGCGCGGCTACGCGGCCAGCCGGGGCGGCAGGGCAGGCCATTCCGCGCAGCGAATTTCTGGCGAAGCTGGCCGTGGGCCTGGGCGCCATCCCGTTTTTCTCGCTGCTGTGGGGCATGGCCAAGGGCGCGACCGACTACCAGGTGCGCCGCGTGACGCTGCATTTTCCCAATTTGCCACCGGCCTTCGACGGCTTTAAAGTGGTGCAGATTTCCGACCTGCACACCGGCAGTTTTAGCTCAACCGAGCCGCTGCAGCGGGCGGTGGCGCTTATCAATAAGCAAAACGCCGACCTCGTGCTCATGACCGGCGACCTGGTGAACAACCGCGCCACGGAAGTAGAGCCCCACATTCCGGCGCTGCAGCAAATCAAATCCGACCTGCCCATTTTCTCCAGCCTGGGCAACCACGACTACGGCGACTACGTGCAGTGGGACAGCGCCGCCCAAAAGCGTGAGAACCTGGAGCGCCTGATGCAAAACCACGCGAAAATCGGCTGGACGCTCATCAACGATGCCAGCCACACCATCACGCGGGGCGACGACAAAATTGCCATCCTGGGCGTGCAAAACTGGAGCAGCCACGCCAACTTTCCCAAGCACGGCAACCTGCCCCGGGCCCACGCGGCCAGCGGCGATGCGCCGTTCAAAATCCTGCTCTCGCACGACCCCTCGCACTGGGAAGCGCAGGTGCTGCATTACCCCGACATTGACCTGACCCTGAGCGGCCACACCCACGGCATGCAGTTTGGCGTGAACCTGCCGGGCCTGAAATGGAGCCCCGTGCAGTACGTGTACAAGCAGTGGGCCGGCCTCTACGAGCAGGGCCGGCAGAAGCTGTACGTCAACACCGGGTTGGGCTATCTGGGCTATCCGGGGCGGGTGGGCTTCCTGCCCGAAATCACGCTGTTTGAGCTGCGGAGGGCGTAG
- the radC gene encoding RadC family protein, whose protein sequence is METPDSLTEPTAPALPGTPPPYAAPGALGIKSWAEEDRPREKLLAKGRAALSDAELLAILLGSGTVKLSAVDVAKLMLQGVNNDLNALARESVKQLCRHPGIGEAKAITVVAALELGRRRKEADAAPRTTITCSRDIYQLIRPNLMDLPHEEFWVILLNRANVVMRKTAISRGGVAGTVADPKMIFKEALEQLASSIILVHNHPSGNRNPSAADIQLTKKLKEAGTFLDLPILDHLIYSDQGYYSFADEGML, encoded by the coding sequence ATGGAAACACCTGACAGCCTGACCGAACCCACGGCGCCCGCCCTGCCGGGTACGCCCCCACCCTATGCGGCCCCCGGCGCGCTGGGCATCAAGAGCTGGGCCGAGGAAGACCGGCCCCGCGAAAAGCTGCTGGCCAAAGGCCGCGCCGCCCTGTCCGATGCCGAGCTGCTGGCCATTCTGCTGGGCTCGGGCACCGTGAAGCTCTCGGCAGTAGACGTGGCCAAGCTCATGCTGCAAGGCGTGAACAACGACCTCAACGCCCTGGCCCGCGAAAGCGTGAAGCAGCTCTGCCGCCACCCCGGCATCGGCGAGGCCAAGGCCATTACGGTGGTGGCCGCGCTGGAACTGGGCCGCCGCCGCAAAGAGGCCGATGCCGCCCCGCGCACCACCATCACCTGCTCGCGCGACATCTACCAGCTGATTCGGCCCAATTTGATGGACCTGCCCCACGAAGAGTTCTGGGTGATTCTGCTGAACCGGGCGAACGTGGTGATGCGCAAAACGGCCATCAGCCGCGGCGGAGTGGCTGGCACCGTGGCCGACCCCAAGATGATATTCAAAGAAGCCCTCGAGCAGCTGGCCAGCAGCATTATTCTGGTGCACAACCACCCCAGCGGCAACCGCAACCCCAGCGCCGCCGATATTCAGCTCACCAAAAAGCTCAAGGAAGCCGGCACCTTCCTGGACCTGCCCATCCTCGACCACCTCATCTATTCCGACCAAGGCTACTACAGCTTTGCCGACGAGGGGATGCTGTAA
- a CDS encoding YceI family protein: MQKLFLPLLLATAVLAAPTHAAPGAAPSATVARKPTPEPYVLQPQLSTLGWLAKKVTGQHNGTIQFQSGQVLVKGSQIVGGTFVVDMASLKDEDLSGGMNEKLVGHLKSDDFFGVEKNPTATFVITQVKALKGDASGNNATITGNLTIKGKTNPLTFPAQVGVKNGVAAASGTATIDRTKYDIRYRSKSFFESIGDKAIDDNFTLTFNVIAKADGVAQR; this comes from the coding sequence ATGCAAAAACTCTTCTTGCCCCTGCTGCTCGCCACTGCCGTGCTCGCGGCTCCCACACATGCCGCGCCCGGCGCGGCGCCCTCCGCTACGGTAGCCCGCAAGCCCACGCCCGAGCCTTACGTACTGCAGCCGCAGCTAAGCACGTTGGGCTGGCTCGCCAAAAAAGTGACCGGCCAGCACAACGGCACCATTCAGTTTCAAAGCGGGCAGGTGCTGGTGAAAGGCAGCCAGATTGTGGGCGGCACGTTCGTGGTCGACATGGCTTCCCTCAAGGACGAGGACCTGAGCGGGGGAATGAATGAAAAGCTGGTGGGCCACCTCAAATCCGACGACTTCTTTGGTGTGGAGAAGAACCCAACGGCCACGTTCGTCATCACGCAGGTAAAGGCGCTGAAGGGCGACGCCAGCGGGAACAACGCCACCATCACGGGCAACCTCACCATTAAAGGCAAAACCAACCCCCTTACCTTCCCGGCCCAGGTAGGAGTGAAAAACGGCGTGGCCGCCGCCAGCGGCACGGCCACCATCGACCGCACCAAGTACGACATCCGCTACCGCTCGAAATCGTTCTTTGAGAGCATCGGCGACAAGGCCATCGACGACAATTTCACGCTGACATTCAACGTCATCGCCAAGGCCGATGGCGTAGCTCAGCGCTAG
- a CDS encoding cyanophycinase: MPTRNHLPKGRLLLIGGHEQRQVPNPDEAPEEAPDFILQRFVDELAAKNTVVVIPTASEEPAAAAEDYVELFATLGVKHVQVLDVQTREQANSPAALALLDRANGVMFTGGDQLRLTALLGGTQFLQRLRERYHKEHFVIAGTSAGAAAMSTAMIYQGRNDAGFRKDEIHLSAGLQLLPDVAIDTHFVTRGRIVRMAQIIAGNPGCLGIGLEEDTAVLVTDGRELEVLGNGVVVLVDGLDCTGNTLPQVKPGEVFSIRDLKVHLLSRGERYSLPQYQHAAALAH, from the coding sequence ATGCCCACCCGCAACCACCTGCCCAAAGGTCGTCTGCTGCTCATCGGCGGCCACGAACAGCGCCAGGTACCCAACCCGGACGAAGCGCCCGAGGAGGCCCCCGATTTTATTCTCCAGCGCTTCGTCGACGAGCTGGCCGCCAAAAACACCGTCGTGGTGATTCCCACGGCGTCCGAAGAGCCCGCGGCCGCGGCCGAGGACTACGTTGAGCTCTTCGCCACCCTCGGCGTGAAGCACGTGCAAGTGCTCGACGTCCAGACCCGCGAGCAAGCCAACAGCCCCGCGGCCCTGGCCCTGCTCGACCGGGCCAACGGCGTCATGTTCACCGGCGGCGACCAGCTCCGGCTCACGGCCTTGTTGGGCGGCACGCAGTTTCTGCAGCGCCTGCGCGAGCGCTACCACAAGGAACACTTCGTCATTGCCGGCACCAGCGCCGGGGCCGCGGCCATGTCCACGGCCATGATTTACCAGGGCCGCAACGACGCGGGGTTCCGCAAAGACGAAATTCACTTATCGGCCGGCCTGCAGCTGCTGCCCGACGTGGCCATCGACACTCACTTCGTCACGCGCGGCCGCATCGTGCGCATGGCACAGATTATTGCCGGCAACCCCGGCTGCCTGGGCATCGGACTCGAAGAAGACACCGCCGTGCTCGTGACCGACGGCCGCGAGCTGGAGGTGCTCGGCAACGGCGTTGTGGTGCTCGTCGACGGCCTCGACTGCACCGGCAACACCCTGCCGCAGGTTAAGCCCGGCGAGGTCTTCTCCATCCGCGACCTGAAGGTCCACTTGCTTTCACGCGGCGAGCGCTACTCCCTGCCGCAGTACCAGCACGCTGCTGCACTGGCCCACTAG
- a CDS encoding WGxxGxxG family protein — protein sequence MKKTTTLLGLFALTATLAVNTPARAQSADATTNTTKTTTTRDNDDEDHSKWGLLGLLGLLGLLGRRKTTEVHRTAAAVPNHNR from the coding sequence ATGAAAAAGACCACCACCCTCCTCGGCCTGTTTGCCCTCACCGCAACCCTAGCCGTGAACACCCCGGCCCGGGCTCAATCTGCCGACGCCACCACCAACACCACCAAAACCACCACCACGCGCGATAACGACGACGAGGACCACAGCAAGTGGGGCCTGCTCGGCCTGCTTGGTCTGTTGGGCTTGCTCGGCCGTCGGAAAACCACCGAGGTGCACCGCACCGCCGCCGCAGTGCCCAATCATAACCGCTAG
- a CDS encoding DUF1003 domain-containing protein, with product MARIVERNIAELLKRRQAEEARRTWQERLADAVTTFADSLAFVFIHLALFGGWLIWNAGWLGLKPFDPSFVVLAMFASVEAIFLSTFVLISQNRMSAQADKRAELNLQVSLLGEHEITRLVALVAEMAKKLGIAEGHDPELAELAQDVKPEQVLDTIEHHEQRSSPASPTA from the coding sequence ATGGCCCGCATTGTCGAGCGCAACATCGCGGAGCTCCTCAAGCGGCGGCAGGCCGAAGAAGCCCGCCGCACCTGGCAGGAGCGCCTGGCCGATGCCGTTACCACCTTTGCGGACAGCCTGGCGTTTGTGTTCATTCACCTGGCGTTGTTCGGCGGCTGGCTAATCTGGAATGCCGGCTGGCTTGGGCTGAAACCCTTCGACCCCAGCTTCGTGGTGCTGGCCATGTTTGCCTCGGTCGAGGCCATCTTTCTCTCGACGTTCGTGCTCATCAGCCAAAACCGCATGTCGGCCCAGGCCGACAAACGCGCCGAGCTCAACCTGCAGGTGAGCCTGCTGGGCGAGCACGAAATCACGCGCCTCGTCGCGCTGGTGGCAGAAATGGCCAAAAAGCTCGGCATCGCAGAAGGCCACGACCCGGAGCTAGCGGAGCTCGCGCAAGACGTGAAGCCCGAGCAGGTGCTCGACACCATCGAACACCACGAGCAGCGTAGTTCTCCGGCTTCGCCAACGGCATAG
- a CDS encoding outer membrane beta-barrel protein, which translates to MNCSILSPLGRGLALLWLAAAPGWAQAQTPAAVRGTVATPTGSPVEFATLTLHRAADSVVVKTEFSDVKGAFQFDAVPLGRYLLSAAQVGFVRYWAGPLEVPAGGLTLPAFALQTSEGTKLKEVVVVGQKPLFEREADRTVVNVEGSTLAAGNTTLDVLARAPGVSVTNDNLALRGKQGLLVMIDGKRQPMSGSELADYLRALPAEQVRSIELITNPPAKYDAQGGAGIIAINLKKDQRQGTNGTANLGYGRGVHGRFTTGLNANYRHQKVNLFGSYNYSDRRTYSNLTIHRDFFEQAQPTGTTDQVSYNRLQNQAHNFRGGLDYALSERTVLGAAVSGLRRTGNNVGTNATQVYGPDGALRTASHSESFRTVTTPNFTSNVNFRHTFPADSGGSRELSGDVNYATYHTRRQQGLATVLDGPALAPNILVGDQTGLLTIQSAKADYLWPLTHQRRLEMGAKASHVASDNDVLFNRTANGQTSVDLTQTNRFRYDERIQAAYATFAQTWPKTKLQLGLRAEQTLATGRQDVGNEGFDRRYAQLFPSGSLTRTLSDRHTLAFSLSRRIDRPSYGQLNPFRIYLDATTYGSGNTDLVPQTSYNLELTHTFRQKFSSGLSYSNTRHPIIEVVQPESATSRLIVSRPVNLATQHYFALTLTAPLEPVKGWTVYNNAVLYYSQFVGDLAGTALNRGRLAFNLSSTSTVALPRAWTLDVNATYQSREQYGFINARPLGQLTLGAQKSLWDRKATLKFNVTDVLYTNIEGGTSAYNNYVERFRQPGDSRVATLTLTYRFGNDKLAPARRRADGAEDEKRRAGG; encoded by the coding sequence ATGAACTGCTCGATACTTTCCCCACTCGGGCGCGGCCTGGCACTGCTCTGGCTGGCCGCTGCGCCGGGCTGGGCCCAGGCCCAAACGCCCGCCGCCGTGCGCGGCACCGTGGCTACCCCGACGGGGTCGCCCGTGGAATTTGCCACCCTCACGCTGCACCGGGCGGCCGATTCGGTAGTGGTCAAAACCGAGTTCAGCGATGTAAAAGGAGCGTTTCAGTTCGACGCCGTGCCCCTGGGGCGCTATCTCTTATCAGCAGCTCAGGTGGGGTTTGTGCGCTACTGGGCGGGGCCGCTGGAGGTGCCGGCTGGTGGGCTCACGCTGCCAGCTTTCGCCTTGCAAACCAGTGAGGGCACCAAGCTCAAGGAAGTGGTGGTAGTGGGCCAGAAGCCGCTGTTTGAGCGCGAAGCCGACCGCACGGTGGTGAACGTGGAAGGCTCGACGCTGGCCGCCGGCAACACTACGCTGGACGTGCTGGCCCGCGCCCCGGGCGTATCCGTGACTAACGACAACCTGGCCCTGCGCGGCAAGCAGGGGCTGCTGGTGATGATAGACGGCAAGCGCCAGCCCATGTCGGGCTCAGAGCTGGCCGACTACCTGCGCGCCCTGCCCGCCGAGCAGGTGCGCAGTATTGAGTTGATTACCAACCCACCGGCCAAGTACGACGCCCAAGGCGGCGCCGGCATCATCGCCATCAACCTCAAAAAAGACCAGCGCCAGGGCACCAACGGCACCGCCAACCTGGGCTACGGCCGCGGGGTGCACGGCCGCTTCACCACGGGCCTGAACGCCAACTACCGCCATCAAAAGGTAAACCTGTTTGGCAGCTACAATTACTCGGACCGGCGCACGTACTCCAACCTCACCATCCACCGCGACTTCTTCGAACAAGCCCAACCCACCGGCACCACCGACCAGGTGAGCTACAACCGGCTGCAAAACCAGGCCCATAACTTTCGAGGGGGCCTCGACTATGCCCTGAGCGAGCGCACGGTGCTGGGCGCGGCCGTGAGCGGGCTGCGGCGCACGGGCAACAACGTGGGCACCAACGCCACCCAGGTATACGGCCCCGACGGAGCACTGCGCACGGCTTCCCATTCTGAGTCGTTCCGCACCGTGACCACGCCCAACTTTACCAGCAACGTCAACTTCCGGCACACCTTTCCGGCCGATTCAGGTGGCAGCCGCGAACTGTCGGGCGATGTGAATTACGCCACGTACCACACCCGCCGGCAGCAGGGCCTGGCCACGGTGCTCGACGGCCCGGCGCTCGCCCCTAACATCCTGGTGGGCGACCAGACCGGCCTGCTCACCATCCAGTCGGCCAAGGCCGACTACCTGTGGCCCCTCACCCACCAGCGCCGGCTGGAAATGGGCGCCAAGGCCAGCCACGTGGCTTCCGACAACGACGTGCTGTTTAACCGCACCGCGAACGGCCAAACCAGCGTCGACCTCACCCAAACCAACCGGTTTCGGTACGACGAACGGATTCAAGCCGCCTACGCAACCTTTGCCCAAACCTGGCCCAAAACCAAGCTGCAGCTGGGCTTGCGGGCCGAGCAAACCCTGGCCACTGGCCGGCAGGACGTGGGCAACGAGGGCTTCGACCGCCGCTACGCCCAGCTCTTTCCGAGCGGCAGCCTCACGCGCACGCTTTCCGACCGGCACACGCTGGCCTTCTCGCTCAGCCGCCGCATCGACCGGCCCAGCTACGGCCAGCTCAACCCCTTCCGCATTTACCTCGACGCCACCACCTACGGCTCGGGCAATACCGACCTGGTGCCGCAAACCAGCTACAACCTGGAACTGACGCACACCTTCCGCCAGAAATTCAGTTCCGGCTTGAGCTACAGCAACACCCGCCACCCCATCATCGAGGTAGTGCAGCCCGAGTCGGCCACCAGCCGGCTCATCGTGTCCCGGCCCGTGAACCTGGCCACGCAGCACTACTTCGCCCTGACCCTGACGGCGCCGCTGGAGCCGGTGAAAGGCTGGACCGTGTACAACAACGCCGTGCTGTACTACTCGCAGTTTGTAGGTGACCTGGCCGGCACAGCCCTCAATCGGGGCCGGCTCGCCTTCAACCTGAGCAGCACCAGCACCGTGGCCCTGCCCCGCGCTTGGACCCTGGACGTAAACGCCACCTACCAGTCGCGCGAGCAGTACGGCTTCATCAACGCCCGCCCCTTGGGCCAGCTCACGCTGGGCGCCCAAAAAAGCCTGTGGGACCGCAAAGCCACCCTCAAGTTCAACGTAACCGATGTGCTCTACACCAACATCGAAGGCGGTACCTCGGCCTACAACAACTACGTCGAGCGGTTCCGGCAGCCCGGCGATTCGCGAGTGGCCACGCTCACGCTCACCTACCGCTTCGGCAACGACAAGCTGGCCCCCGCCCGCCGGCGCGCCGACGGCGCCGAGGACGAAAAACGCCGCGCTGGGGGCTGA
- a CDS encoding glycoside hydrolase family 13 protein: MKNPFSTALLAVLLLLASVLPGRAQADFTPDWSKGVVWYQIFPERFSNGDPRNDPKVTDQNGAYPFDDSSAFQIHPWGSDWYKLQPYEQKNGKDIYYNIQRRRYGGDLQGILNKLDYLQSLGVNALYLTPVFWSPSSHKYDALCYHHVDPTFGPDPEGDKKLMVTENPLKAETWVWTKADLLVLKLIEEVHKRKMHLIFDGVFNHLGAKSFAFQDVVKNQQASPYADWFMVKSWRDAAKGTAFEYNGWFGVKTLPELKEDETGIVAGPKQYIFNATRRWMNPMNKGAAHGIDGWRLDVAYDVGHPFWKSWRQHVRSINPQAYMTAELVFPIEKTKPYLSGDEFDATMNYNFAFAVHDFFVQDATAATVTAFDARLKQLREAFGPGVALNMQNLVDSHDATRIGSAVANPDGKKMGDWGPYFNWSQKSNNKTYNARKPTAAQLQKQKLIAAFQMLYLGSPMIFYGDEAGTWGPNDPDCRKPMVWADKQYEPETANPDQTTHAPDAVQFNKDLFAWYQKFIALRRRSAAIQRGTFTTVATDDARQLYAFRRTLGKEDVLVVLNRGSKPAAFTHALLAGHQYQDAFTRAAATKVTVPAMGVVVLRTK; encoded by the coding sequence ATGAAGAATCCTTTCTCCACTGCGCTGCTGGCTGTGCTGTTGCTACTGGCCTCGGTCCTGCCGGGCCGGGCGCAAGCCGATTTCACCCCGGATTGGAGCAAAGGAGTGGTCTGGTACCAAATATTTCCGGAGCGTTTCAGCAACGGCGACCCGCGCAACGACCCGAAGGTGACCGACCAGAACGGCGCCTATCCGTTTGACGACTCCTCGGCGTTCCAGATTCATCCTTGGGGCAGCGACTGGTACAAGCTGCAGCCCTACGAGCAGAAAAACGGCAAAGACATCTATTACAACATTCAGCGCCGCCGCTACGGGGGCGACTTGCAGGGCATCCTCAATAAGCTCGACTACCTGCAGTCATTGGGCGTGAATGCGCTGTACCTCACGCCGGTGTTTTGGTCGCCTTCCTCGCACAAGTACGATGCCCTGTGCTACCACCACGTCGACCCCACGTTTGGGCCCGACCCGGAAGGCGATAAGAAGCTCATGGTCACCGAAAACCCGCTCAAGGCCGAAACCTGGGTGTGGACCAAGGCCGATTTGCTGGTGCTCAAGCTCATCGAGGAAGTGCATAAGCGCAAAATGCACCTCATCTTCGACGGCGTGTTCAACCACCTGGGGGCAAAAAGCTTTGCCTTTCAGGACGTCGTGAAAAACCAACAAGCCTCGCCCTACGCCGACTGGTTTATGGTGAAGAGCTGGCGCGATGCCGCCAAAGGCACCGCCTTTGAGTACAACGGTTGGTTTGGGGTGAAGACCCTGCCCGAGCTAAAAGAAGACGAAACTGGCATTGTGGCCGGGCCCAAGCAATATATTTTCAACGCCACCCGGCGCTGGATGAACCCCATGAACAAAGGCGCAGCCCACGGCATCGACGGCTGGCGCCTGGACGTGGCCTACGACGTGGGGCACCCGTTCTGGAAAAGCTGGCGCCAGCATGTGCGCAGCATCAACCCCCAGGCCTACATGACGGCCGAGCTGGTGTTCCCAATAGAGAAAACCAAGCCCTACCTGAGCGGCGACGAGTTCGACGCTACCATGAACTACAACTTCGCCTTCGCCGTGCACGACTTTTTCGTGCAGGACGCCACCGCCGCCACCGTCACGGCCTTCGACGCCCGCCTCAAGCAGCTGCGCGAAGCCTTTGGCCCGGGCGTGGCCCTGAACATGCAAAACCTGGTAGACAGCCACGACGCTACCCGCATCGGCAGCGCGGTGGCCAACCCCGACGGCAAAAAAATGGGCGACTGGGGACCCTACTTCAACTGGAGCCAGAAGAGCAACAACAAGACCTACAATGCCCGCAAGCCCACCGCGGCCCAGCTGCAAAAGCAAAAGCTGATTGCCGCCTTCCAGATGCTGTACCTGGGCTCGCCGATGATTTTCTACGGCGACGAAGCCGGTACGTGGGGCCCCAACGACCCCGATTGCCGCAAGCCCATGGTGTGGGCCGACAAGCAATACGAGCCCGAAACGGCCAACCCCGACCAAACCACCCACGCCCCCGACGCGGTGCAGTTCAACAAGGACTTGTTTGCGTGGTACCAGAAGTTTATTGCCTTGCGCCGGCGCTCTGCGGCCATCCAGCGGGGCACCTTCACCACGGTAGCCACCGACGATGCCCGGCAGCTGTACGCCTTCCGCCGCACGCTGGGCAAAGAAGACGTGCTGGTGGTCCTCAACCGCGGCAGCAAGCCGGCTGCGTTCACCCACGCACTGCTCGCTGGGCACCAATACCAGGACGCCTTCACGCGGGCGGCAGCCACTAAGGTCACGGTGCCCGCCATGGGCGTGGTGGTGTTGCGCACCAAGTAA